The following are encoded together in the Nitrosopumilus sp. b3 genome:
- a CDS encoding PAS domain-containing sensor histidine kinase, producing the protein MEEILTEHSIATVTDAQGTIVYANKKFCDLSKYPEEELLGQNHRILKSDEHDPEFYIDLWKTISSDKIWVGEIKNRAKDGTFYWVKTTIIPVKDSEKSIKYYVVIRTDITKEKQMYEKLLQVEEQLIQQNLSLAAKVALKSSDIVKNERLATIGTMASRIAHDLKNPLTILHTYADMLTPEILSKLDSKDKEKWIRLQNSIFDMHRIIDDVLDFARTSEINKKKASFLSILRLSLNNVRSSYGIVIKQPQNDVVLNCDRRKIEGVMSNLISNAVHALDGQGEIEITLSSDSKNVIIQVKDSGPGIPDENLEKIFEPMFTTKNTGTGLGLVICKSIIEQHGGSISVNNNPTTFTIKLPA; encoded by the coding sequence TTGGAAGAAATACTTACCGAACACTCTATTGCTACAGTAACTGATGCTCAGGGGACTATTGTATATGCAAATAAAAAATTCTGTGATCTCTCAAAATATCCTGAAGAAGAATTATTGGGACAAAATCATAGGATTCTAAAATCTGATGAACATGATCCAGAATTTTATATTGATCTGTGGAAAACAATATCTTCAGATAAAATCTGGGTTGGTGAAATAAAAAATCGTGCAAAAGATGGAACATTTTATTGGGTTAAAACTACAATCATTCCAGTTAAAGATTCTGAAAAAAGCATAAAATATTATGTTGTGATTAGAACCGATATTACAAAAGAAAAACAGATGTATGAAAAACTTTTACAAGTTGAAGAACAACTTATCCAACAAAATTTATCACTAGCAGCTAAAGTTGCACTGAAGAGTTCTGATATTGTAAAGAATGAACGACTTGCAACAATTGGAACTATGGCTAGCAGAATAGCTCATGATTTGAAAAACCCTTTGACTATACTGCATACTTATGCTGACATGCTAACTCCTGAAATTCTTTCAAAATTAGATTCAAAAGATAAAGAAAAATGGATTCGACTTCAAAACTCTATTTTTGATATGCATCGAATTATTGATGATGTGTTGGATTTTGCAAGGACTAGTGAAATCAATAAGAAAAAAGCATCATTTTTGAGCATATTGAGACTATCTTTGAATAATGTTCGTTCTTCTTACGGAATTGTGATAAAACAGCCTCAGAACGATGTAGTTTTGAATTGTGATCGTAGAAAAATTGAAGGAGTGATGTCAAATCTGATTAGCAACGCTGTTCATGCTTTGGATGGACAAGGAGAGATCGAAATCACCCTTTCCTCTGATTCAAAAAATGTAATAATACAAGTAAAAGATTCTGGCCCTGGAATTCCTGATGAAAACTTGGAGAAAATCTTTGAGCCAATGTTTACCACTAAAAATACTGGAACTGGTCTGGGATTAGTAATTTGTAAAAGCATTATTGAGCAACACGGGGGAAGCATATCTGTAAATAACAATCCTACAACTTTTACCATCAAACTACCTGCTTGA
- a CDS encoding RDD family protein, whose protein sequence is MEPTNSDIPSKIILAKWTDRFFAWLIDFIIISMISTAIIFASFGSLDYEFENNSFWMENIQYIPTSVLFFIYWTVLEYKTGQTVGKKIMNLKIVHVNGKKPSLKGIMISSFGKAFLLPIDVILGWLLTNEKRQRIFNKLSDTVIVKTKDADNVSNMKYLKD, encoded by the coding sequence ATGGAACCTACAAATTCAGACATCCCATCTAAGATAATTTTAGCAAAGTGGACAGATAGATTCTTTGCATGGCTTATTGATTTTATCATAATTTCAATGATATCAACTGCAATAATTTTTGCATCATTTGGTTCATTAGATTATGAATTTGAAAATAATTCATTCTGGATGGAGAATATACAGTACATTCCAACTAGTGTTTTATTTTTCATTTATTGGACTGTGTTAGAATACAAAACAGGTCAAACAGTTGGAAAGAAGATCATGAATTTGAAAATAGTACACGTTAACGGAAAAAAACCAAGTTTGAAAGGAATCATGATTAGCAGTTTTGGGAAGGCATTTCTTTTACCAATTGATGTGATTTTGGGATGGTTATTAACAAACGAAAAACGCCAAAGGATTTTCAATAAGCTAAGCGACACAGTGATTGTAAAAACTAAAGATGCAGATAATGTTTCAAATATGAAATACTTGAAAGACTAA
- a CDS encoding class I SAM-dependent methyltransferase yields the protein MVSINPLQLLLWTFRRNEKDVVNLYSTLSPVMQISTGGSMLNFGYWSSKHTDPISAQNNLCMIFADLAELSSAKRVVDVGSGLSAPSKLWRDNFPNIDLYDVNINFKQLGFSGIQKNIEFLNATSIKLPIANESVDRVLALESAQHFKPLNDFILESKRILIKSGLLVIAIPITTEKSSFGKLGVLKFTWSSEHYTLDYLKHLLNAAGFTISEEEFIGSNVYPPLTDYYVKNREYLKKLILTKYSPYVEKILFKSLLKMKKTSEEKIIDYVLLKCRL from the coding sequence TTGGTATCGATTAACCCTCTCCAATTATTACTGTGGACATTTCGTAGAAATGAAAAAGATGTTGTGAATCTTTACAGCACATTATCACCTGTTATGCAGATTTCAACAGGTGGGTCCATGCTAAATTTTGGCTATTGGTCATCAAAACACACTGATCCTATTTCAGCTCAAAATAATTTGTGCATGATATTTGCAGATCTAGCAGAATTATCTTCTGCAAAACGTGTGGTTGATGTTGGAAGTGGATTGTCTGCCCCTTCAAAACTGTGGCGAGATAATTTCCCAAATATTGATTTGTATGATGTAAATATTAATTTCAAACAACTCGGTTTTTCTGGAATTCAAAAAAATATTGAATTTTTAAACGCAACTTCTATCAAACTGCCAATAGCAAATGAAAGTGTGGATCGTGTATTGGCATTAGAGTCTGCCCAACATTTCAAACCATTAAATGATTTTATTTTGGAATCAAAAAGAATATTGATAAAATCTGGATTACTAGTAATTGCAATTCCGATAACCACAGAAAAATCCTCTTTTGGAAAGTTGGGTGTTTTAAAATTTACTTGGTCATCTGAACACTATACGCTGGATTACTTGAAACATCTACTAAATGCTGCAGGTTTTACAATCTCTGAAGAAGAATTTATTGGGTCAAATGTTTATCCGCCACTTACAGATTATTACGTTAAAAATAGAGAATATCTAAAAAAATTAATTTTAACAAAATATTCTCCATATGTCGAAAAAATTCTTTTCAAATCTCTTTTGAAAATGAAAAAAACATCTGAAGAAAAAATTATTGACTATGTCTTATTGAAATGCAGACTTTAG
- a CDS encoding DUF6659 family protein, which yields MSDNALKLYGEKCNELLREEEIRFAGIVDKDGQLIAGGFKEGLVPHEGDETRLQSFLEFVSKASIRKEYDESLGPINYLAARRDKAVLVSFPFPITQILLLISAEPTANIETLAKKVVEIFTDVT from the coding sequence ATGTCTGATAATGCTTTGAAATTATATGGTGAAAAGTGCAATGAACTACTCCGTGAAGAAGAAATACGTTTTGCAGGAATTGTTGATAAAGATGGTCAGCTAATAGCTGGTGGTTTCAAGGAGGGTCTTGTACCTCATGAAGGAGATGAAACTAGATTACAGTCTTTTCTTGAATTTGTGTCTAAAGCGTCTATAAGAAAAGAATATGATGAGAGTTTGGGACCAATTAATTACCTTGCAGCAAGACGAGACAAGGCAGTTTTGGTAAGTTTTCCATTCCCTATCACACAAATCCTATTGTTGATATCTGCAGAGCCTACTGCAAATATTGAAACTTTGGCAAAAAAAGTTGTAGAAATATTCACGGATGTGACTTAA
- the msrA gene encoding peptide-methionine (S)-S-oxide reductase MsrA, translating into MKATFGAGCFWHVEDLLNKTKGVKSTKVGYIGGKLPNPTYEEVCADKTGHAEAVEVEYDPDEISYKELLDVFWNNHNPTTLNRQGPDVGNQYRSAIFIHDEEQKKIAEKSKQDLEKSGKFDDPIVTEIVPAPTFYKAEEYHQKYFKKHGFS; encoded by the coding sequence ATGAAAGCAACATTTGGCGCAGGGTGCTTTTGGCATGTTGAGGATTTATTGAATAAAACTAAAGGTGTTAAATCGACTAAAGTAGGCTACATTGGAGGCAAACTCCCAAATCCAACTTATGAAGAAGTATGTGCTGATAAAACTGGCCATGCAGAAGCTGTAGAGGTAGAATATGATCCTGATGAAATATCATATAAAGAACTTCTTGATGTATTTTGGAATAATCACAATCCTACAACCTTGAACCGTCAAGGACCAGACGTTGGAAATCAATACCGCTCTGCAATTTTTATTCATGATGAAGAACAAAAAAAAATTGCAGAAAAATCAAAACAAGATCTTGAAAAATCAGGCAAGTTTGATGATCCTATAGTGACTGAGATAGTCCCTGCTCCCACTTTTTACAAAGCTGAGGAATACCATCAAAAGTATTTCAAGAAACACGGATTCTCTTAA
- a CDS encoding alpha/beta hydrolase, with protein sequence MEEKFLQIDENKIRYLESGNSQKTLVLVHGLGASAERWDKVIPIFAKHYRVLVPDLIGFGYSDKPLVDYTPEYFSDFLSKFFSLTNTKNASVIGSSLGGQVCAEFTLSHPEKVEKLILTSPAGVMEHSTPALDAYIMAALYPNEVNAKKAFELMEGSGEEVPEEIVHGFVERMKLPNAKLAFMSTILGLKNSKLGSSKLESIVVPTLIIWGADDPVIPIENAEIFISKIPGCQLYTMEGCGHTPYVQDPKSFSSKSLEFLTNS encoded by the coding sequence GTGGAAGAAAAATTTCTTCAAATAGACGAAAATAAAATACGGTATCTTGAATCAGGCAATTCTCAAAAAACGCTAGTGCTTGTACATGGTTTAGGTGCATCAGCTGAAAGATGGGATAAGGTAATTCCTATTTTTGCAAAACACTATAGAGTATTGGTTCCCGATCTTATTGGGTTTGGATATAGTGACAAACCTCTGGTAGATTATACTCCTGAGTACTTTTCAGATTTTTTAAGTAAATTTTTCTCTTTGACAAATACTAAGAATGCTAGTGTAATTGGATCTTCTTTGGGGGGACAAGTATGTGCTGAATTCACTTTATCTCATCCGGAAAAAGTTGAAAAATTAATTCTAACCTCTCCTGCTGGAGTAATGGAGCATTCTACTCCTGCCCTTGATGCATACATTATGGCCGCTTTATATCCTAATGAAGTAAACGCAAAAAAAGCATTTGAGTTAATGGAAGGCTCTGGGGAAGAAGTTCCTGAAGAGATTGTTCATGGTTTTGTAGAGCGAATGAAATTGCCTAATGCAAAACTTGCATTCATGTCTACCATCTTAGGATTAAAAAACTCAAAGCTAGGTTCGTCAAAATTAGAATCAATAGTTGTTCCAACTTTAATTATTTGGGGTGCTGATGATCCCGTCATTCCAATTGAAAACGCTGAAATTTTTATCTCTAAAATCCCTGGCTGCCAACTTTACACCATGGAAGGATGTGGGCATACTCCCTATGTACAGGATCCAAAGTCTTTTTCAAGTAAATCTTTGGAGTTTTTAACTAATTCTTAG
- a CDS encoding AbrB/MazE/SpoVT family DNA-binding domain-containing protein, with translation MNGNQNLYDPSEMFKSWIKKSGQAQAEFMKNFGALMTNQPGKTFDPLETLKGVSDSTRKTQSNIMENVTSMQNKSMDTMFNIGQMLPSFMNWGAYKTTISSNGRISIPEAERNALGLSDGDLVQVIILPIAKKSKTKEVKQ, from the coding sequence ATGAATGGTAATCAAAACCTATATGATCCTAGTGAAATGTTCAAATCTTGGATCAAAAAAAGTGGTCAAGCTCAAGCAGAATTTATGAAAAATTTTGGTGCCTTGATGACAAATCAACCTGGCAAAACATTTGATCCCTTAGAAACACTCAAAGGAGTTTCTGACAGTACTCGAAAAACTCAATCCAATATTATGGAAAATGTAACATCTATGCAAAACAAAAGCATGGATACCATGTTTAACATCGGACAAATGCTTCCATCCTTCATGAATTGGGGTGCATACAAAACTACCATTAGCAGTAATGGCAGAATCTCAATCCCTGAAGCTGAACGTAATGCACTTGGCTTGAGTGACGGTGACTTGGTTCAAGTTATCATCCTACCAATTGCAAAAAAATCAAAAACTAAGGAGGTGAAACAATGA
- the phaC gene encoding class III poly(R)-hydroxyalkanoic acid synthase subunit PhaC: protein MQSESKVDPKIIEEILKFSKNVINAPKLVSAPDEIVLEVTPHDTVQKMDKTRLIHYRPLTEKQHKTPLLISYALINRYHILDIQPEKSWVRNLLQQGFDVYMLDWGTPTSMDKYLDFDDYVNGYLDSYVEYIKNESSNEKISLQGYCTGATIATAYSSLHPESVKNYIATAPVIDGWRDTTVISNLAKHMDVDKMVEIIGNMPPEFMYYCFSVLKPFEQGIEKYVKFFKNIDNKKFVDNFLRVEKWLGDTPPIPGELFKQWIKDIYQDNLLIQNKMYIEGQKIDLKKIDMPVFTQVAVGDHLVSPECSMPLHYAIGSEDKTLRMYPTGHVGMIASSLSQKKVLPELGQWLAERS from the coding sequence ATGCAAAGTGAATCAAAAGTAGATCCAAAGATCATTGAAGAGATTTTAAAATTTAGTAAAAATGTAATTAATGCTCCAAAATTAGTTTCAGCACCTGACGAGATTGTTTTGGAAGTAACTCCACACGACACTGTACAAAAGATGGATAAAACCAGACTAATACACTATAGACCTCTTACTGAAAAACAACACAAAACGCCACTACTAATTTCATATGCATTGATAAACCGATATCATATTCTAGATATTCAACCAGAAAAAAGTTGGGTGAGAAATTTACTACAACAAGGATTTGATGTATACATGTTAGATTGGGGAACACCCACAAGCATGGATAAGTATCTTGATTTTGATGATTATGTCAATGGTTATTTGGATTCTTATGTCGAATATATCAAAAATGAATCTTCAAATGAAAAAATTTCACTGCAAGGGTATTGTACTGGTGCAACTATCGCGACAGCTTACTCATCTTTACATCCCGAAAGTGTAAAAAATTACATTGCAACTGCACCCGTAATTGACGGATGGAGAGACACTACAGTGATAAGCAATCTTGCAAAACACATGGATGTGGATAAAATGGTGGAAATCATCGGAAACATGCCTCCTGAATTCATGTATTACTGCTTTTCAGTGCTAAAACCATTTGAGCAAGGAATCGAAAAATATGTTAAATTCTTCAAAAATATAGACAATAAAAAATTTGTAGATAATTTCCTAAGAGTAGAAAAATGGTTAGGAGATACACCTCCAATCCCAGGAGAATTATTCAAACAATGGATAAAAGACATCTATCAAGATAATCTATTGATTCAAAATAAAATGTACATAGAGGGGCAAAAAATTGATTTAAAGAAAATAGACATGCCAGTATTTACGCAGGTGGCAGTAGGGGATCACCTGGTATCACCTGAATGCAGTATGCCTTTGCATTATGCTATTGGAAGTGAAGACAAAACATTGAGAATGTATCCTACAGGACATGTTGGAATGATTGCAAGTTCACTATCACAAAAGAAAGTGTTGCCTGAGCTGGGACAATGGTTAGCTGAAAGATCATAA
- a CDS encoding poly(R)-hydroxyalkanoic acid synthase subunit PhaE, whose product MISVQPEQTKEKVEPSKEMSDQFKHLSLFWTDIMHLMASKPQALTSIGPMRAFAANSKKISTELIEINEDLMEFNKYLTQYYKQLSEAWGIAQKKVNLKAPEVPQDVEQIEAFKRIWIDIFDNDFTELFDSENFGDNYGKLVSKELELTKHWNNIANVILQSVNLPSKEEIDEVYKEMHSLKKRVGKLELELKKKEMKENAK is encoded by the coding sequence ATGATATCTGTGCAGCCAGAGCAAACTAAAGAAAAAGTAGAGCCATCAAAAGAAATGTCAGATCAATTCAAGCATCTATCATTATTTTGGACAGATATTATGCATCTAATGGCTAGTAAGCCTCAAGCACTCACATCAATTGGGCCTATGCGTGCATTTGCTGCAAACTCTAAGAAAATTTCAACGGAATTAATAGAGATTAATGAAGATTTAATGGAATTTAACAAATACCTCACACAATACTACAAACAGCTTTCAGAAGCTTGGGGGATTGCCCAAAAGAAAGTAAATCTAAAAGCACCTGAAGTACCTCAGGATGTAGAGCAGATAGAGGCATTCAAACGAATATGGATTGACATTTTTGATAACGATTTTACGGAATTATTTGATTCTGAAAATTTTGGAGATAATTATGGAAAACTGGTATCAAAAGAACTTGAATTGACAAAACACTGGAATAACATAGCAAATGTAATTTTACAATCAGTAAATCTTCCAAGTAAAGAAGAGATAGATGAAGTTTACAAAGAGATGCATTCATTAAAAAAAAGAGTAGGAAAGTTAGAATTAGAATTAAAGAAAAAGGAGATGAAGGAAAATGCAAAGTGA
- a CDS encoding DUF6659 family protein, with product MENAEELEKICQKIIKLDPKMRSARIINSRGHLAAGGMKKGLLSLEAQKQDEMMFMELALRVRMRREFDHEFGKVHFSMSYRDKVIVMSFPLNNDDVLLVSSEKELDFGKLPFKVLKIIEPLKKSPTKTF from the coding sequence ATGGAGAATGCAGAAGAACTAGAAAAAATCTGTCAAAAAATCATTAAACTTGATCCCAAAATGCGCTCTGCAAGAATAATCAACAGCCGAGGCCATCTAGCAGCTGGTGGGATGAAAAAAGGACTGCTTTCACTTGAAGCTCAAAAACAAGATGAGATGATGTTCATGGAATTAGCCCTACGTGTTAGGATGAGGCGTGAATTTGATCATGAATTTGGTAAAGTTCATTTTTCAATGTCTTATAGAGATAAGGTTATTGTAATGAGTTTCCCATTAAATAATGATGACGTATTACTTGTGTCATCTGAAAAAGAATTAGATTTTGGAAAATTACCCTTTAAAGTCCTAAAAATAATTGAGCCTTTGAAAAAATCCCCCACAAAAACATTCTAA
- a CDS encoding phosphoribosyltransferase: protein MVTSQNVDWDEIESMVKTLSKTISKLPRTFTSISTVSRGGLIPSRLLADHLGIEKILVDKKKISSDSLFVDDIYDTGETFNKIISMIDEPSKLVFVTLFARRGKKYPEQLIYATKTKNSAYVVFPWDKLEFKRDTH, encoded by the coding sequence ATGGTAACAAGTCAGAATGTTGATTGGGATGAGATAGAGTCAATGGTTAAAACACTTTCAAAAACTATTTCAAAATTACCTCGGACCTTTACAAGTATATCCACTGTTAGTAGAGGTGGATTGATTCCTTCACGTTTACTTGCTGATCATCTTGGAATTGAGAAAATTCTAGTTGATAAAAAAAAGATATCTTCAGATTCTTTATTTGTTGATGATATTTATGATACAGGTGAAACATTTAACAAAATTATTTCAATGATTGATGAACCATCAAAATTGGTCTTTGTTACATTATTTGCAAGACGTGGCAAAAAATACCCTGAACAATTAATTTATGCTACAAAAACAAAAAATTCCGCATATGTTGTTTTTCCATGGGATAAATTAGAATTTAAAAGAGATACGCATTAA
- a CDS encoding TFIIB-type zinc ribbon-containing protein, protein MLKNTMISGPKCPSCGNQKIVTDQDTGELFCGKCGFVVTDKVADTGAEWRSFSNDETNRTRVGAGTSLTMHDMGLSTVIGAANKDSTGKPLSASVKSSIERLRTWDSRTQAHSSADRNLRQALNEMDKLKDKLALTDAVVEKAAYIYRKAMERKLVRGRSIQGLVAACLYASCRNTETPRTLDDIAKGINIRRKDVARCYRLIFRELELKMPVVDPVKGVSRIASIAELSEKSKRKAIEILNQAKTLGIVAGKDPMGIAAAALYLACISTGEIKSQKDISIASGVTEVTIRNRCAGLRKMLND, encoded by the coding sequence ATGCTTAAAAACACAATGATTTCGGGCCCAAAATGCCCATCATGTGGAAATCAGAAAATTGTTACTGATCAAGACACAGGGGAATTATTTTGTGGAAAATGTGGTTTTGTAGTTACTGATAAAGTCGCAGACACTGGTGCTGAATGGCGTTCTTTTTCAAATGATGAGACAAATCGTACAAGAGTTGGAGCTGGAACATCATTAACGATGCACGACATGGGATTATCAACAGTGATTGGAGCTGCTAACAAGGACTCTACTGGAAAACCACTATCTGCAAGTGTAAAAAGTTCAATTGAAAGATTAAGAACATGGGACAGTAGGACACAAGCACATTCATCAGCAGATAGAAATCTAAGACAAGCGCTTAATGAAATGGACAAGTTAAAGGATAAACTTGCATTAACTGATGCAGTGGTAGAGAAAGCAGCTTACATTTACAGAAAAGCCATGGAGAGGAAACTAGTTAGAGGCAGATCAATTCAAGGATTGGTTGCAGCTTGCCTGTATGCATCATGTAGAAACACAGAAACACCTAGAACATTAGATGATATTGCAAAAGGAATCAACATTAGAAGAAAAGATGTGGCAAGATGCTACAGATTAATTTTCAGAGAGCTCGAATTAAAAATGCCAGTAGTGGATCCAGTCAAGGGAGTTTCAAGAATTGCAAGCATTGCAGAGTTGAGTGAAAAAAGTAAGCGAAAGGCAATTGAGATTTTAAATCAAGCAAAAACACTGGGCATTGTGGCAGGAAAAGACCCAATGGGTATTGCCGCAGCAGCATTGTATCTTGCATGTATTAGCACAGGAGAAATAAAATCTCAAAAAGATATTTCAATTGCATCTGGAGTAACAGAGGTCACGATACGAAACAGATGTGCAGGATTAAGAAAAATGCTAAATGATTAA
- a CDS encoding M57 family metalloprotease, with the protein MEKGIMQNIRILVIFLISSFIFTTPAFAQTEKEAEQMFNQATDLFVKGNYKQAITIYDEILEIAPNNISTLKMKGIAQSNLEDHTNSLKQFFKVLQYSPNDALALTGMGVGFGNLGEYQESITYIQRAYDEKPNSVVINNYKEFIEKVISKYPYTPTEKPKGLEKEFITSIPEWVKPIAKWWSEGNIEDAEFASALLYLIDNKIIQIPPVETQNISNEIPIWIKNNAGWWADGEIDDDSFVSGIQYMIEQGILTVNLKDTNKKSQDEIDHEFYLFGKYLRDISNNIAKEKRYIEFPNPSQDVIKKFLRDYVKWNFEAEVSKASSNFPDPTYEIVDGTYNILYKVFINEQPIGLPLDHINTLQNSLAFWEKQELNTNDQKAKIKFEITNQKHEANVWVTWVVRDIGEGVLGHAHLGKGVVEVTLGDYNCDGSFQLYDVKSVETIMTHELGHSIGLKHVEDQMNIMYPSYTPSYAYCLLS; encoded by the coding sequence ATGGAAAAAGGCATAATGCAAAATATTCGTATTCTAGTCATATTTTTGATTAGTTCATTTATTTTTACAACACCTGCTTTTGCGCAAACAGAGAAGGAAGCAGAGCAAATGTTTAATCAAGCTACAGACCTGTTTGTAAAGGGAAATTATAAGCAGGCAATTACAATTTATGATGAAATTTTAGAGATTGCACCAAACAATATTTCAACTCTGAAGATGAAGGGGATAGCACAAAGTAATCTAGAAGATCATACAAATTCACTAAAGCAATTTTTCAAAGTATTACAATATTCTCCAAATGATGCTTTAGCATTAACTGGTATGGGAGTGGGATTTGGAAATCTTGGTGAATATCAAGAATCAATTACATATATTCAGAGAGCATATGATGAAAAACCTAACAGTGTAGTGATTAATAATTATAAAGAATTTATTGAAAAAGTTATTTCAAAATACCCATACACACCAACAGAAAAGCCAAAAGGGTTAGAAAAAGAATTCATCACATCAATTCCTGAATGGGTAAAACCAATAGCCAAATGGTGGTCTGAAGGAAATATTGAGGATGCAGAGTTTGCCTCAGCATTACTATACCTTATTGATAATAAAATAATCCAAATTCCACCTGTAGAGACACAAAATATCTCAAATGAGATCCCAATATGGATTAAAAATAATGCCGGATGGTGGGCAGATGGAGAAATTGACGACGACTCCTTTGTGTCAGGAATTCAATACATGATTGAGCAGGGAATTCTTACTGTAAATCTTAAAGACACAAATAAAAAATCACAAGACGAGATAGATCACGAGTTTTACTTGTTTGGAAAGTATCTACGGGACATTTCAAACAACATTGCTAAAGAAAAAAGATACATTGAATTTCCCAATCCAAGCCAGGATGTCATAAAGAAATTCCTTAGGGATTACGTCAAATGGAATTTTGAGGCAGAGGTGTCAAAGGCATCCAGCAATTTCCCAGATCCAACATATGAGATAGTCGATGGAACATACAATATTTTATACAAAGTATTCATCAATGAGCAACCAATAGGACTTCCATTAGATCATATAAATACATTACAAAACTCATTAGCATTTTGGGAGAAGCAAGAGTTGAATACAAATGATCAAAAAGCCAAAATAAAATTTGAAATAACAAATCAAAAACATGAAGCAAATGTATGGGTGACATGGGTTGTTAGAGATATCGGAGAGGGAGTTTTAGGTCACGCACATCTGGGAAAGGGAGTAGTTGAAGTAACATTGGGAGATTACAATTGTGATGGAAGTTTTCAATTGTACGATGTTAAAAGTGTCGAGACAATCATGACACACGAATTAGGACATTCAATAGGCTTGAAACATGTGGAAGATCAAATGAACATAATGTACCCATCATACACGCCATCATATGCTTATTGTCTATTGAGTTAA
- a CDS encoding biotin--[acetyl-CoA-carboxylase] ligase has product MIYNSFDSPGLVKVLTFLQTHNTEYLSGQDLSDVLRISRVAIWKHIKKIQELGYTVESKQKLGYKLTSNSDALLPWEITSGLKTKKIGKKAYYFDSIDSTQNQALKMSEDTSNDGTIIIAAKQTGGKGRLGRKWISPKGGIWFSIILHPKFDISITTLFPIASSLALSYAIEKTFKIKPELKWPNDVTIKGKKVAGMLVDVSLESNKIESLVLGVGINFDVDVKQIEKNLKDTPNFYGVTSLGEQKMKIKPKILVQTFLLELEKIYELLNRKQTKSIISNWSKRSSTIGKKVELNTIEGKIKGDAVKIDDDGALILSEKNKTSKIIAGDIIHLSK; this is encoded by the coding sequence TTGATTTACAATTCATTTGACAGTCCAGGATTAGTTAAAGTTCTAACATTTTTGCAGACACATAACACCGAATATTTGTCAGGTCAAGATTTGAGTGATGTTCTAAGAATTAGCAGAGTCGCAATATGGAAGCATATTAAAAAAATTCAGGAGTTAGGATATACTGTTGAGTCAAAACAAAAGTTAGGTTACAAGCTTACATCAAACTCTGATGCTCTTCTACCTTGGGAGATAACATCGGGGTTGAAAACAAAAAAAATTGGGAAGAAGGCATATTATTTTGATTCAATTGATTCTACTCAAAATCAAGCACTAAAAATGTCTGAAGATACTTCAAATGATGGTACCATAATAATTGCAGCAAAGCAGACAGGTGGAAAGGGAAGATTGGGAAGAAAATGGATTTCACCTAAAGGAGGCATATGGTTTTCAATAATACTTCATCCAAAGTTTGATATTTCAATTACCACGTTATTTCCAATTGCATCATCACTTGCACTATCATATGCAATAGAAAAAACATTCAAAATTAAACCAGAGTTGAAATGGCCCAATGATGTTACAATAAAAGGAAAAAAAGTTGCAGGAATGCTAGTTGACGTATCACTAGAGTCAAACAAGATTGAAAGTTTGGTTTTAGGGGTAGGAATAAATTTTGATGTAGATGTCAAACAGATTGAAAAAAATCTCAAAGATACACCTAATTTTTATGGAGTTACATCACTTGGGGAGCAAAAGATGAAAATAAAGCCAAAAATTTTGGTTCAGACATTTTTACTAGAGTTAGAAAAAATCTACGAGTTATTAAATAGAAAACAAACAAAAAGTATTATTTCAAACTGGTCAAAAAGATCTTCAACAATTGGAAAAAAAGTAGAACTCAATACAATAGAGGGCAAGATAAAAGGTGATGCAGTTAAAATTGATGATGATGGAGCTTTAATCTTGTCAGAGAAAAATAAAACAAGCAAAATAATTGCAGGCGATATAATTCATTTATCAAAATAA